A single genomic interval of Rosistilla ulvae harbors:
- a CDS encoding DUF4404 family protein, which produces MPEDQLGQELERLHAMLAAQEELTDEQREKLQQLADDIEAALGKSEAPADFSDQIDDLIRDFEANHPTVTDLLRRIVDGLANLGI; this is translated from the coding sequence ATGCCCGAGGATCAATTAGGTCAAGAACTTGAACGGCTGCACGCGATGCTGGCCGCGCAAGAGGAACTGACCGACGAGCAACGCGAGAAATTGCAGCAACTGGCCGATGACATCGAAGCGGCATTGGGCAAGTCCGAAGCCCCGGCCGATTTCAGCGACCAGATCGACGATCTCATTCGCGACTTCGAGGCGAACCATCCCACGGTCACCGATTTGCTGCGGCGGATCGTCGACGGCTTGGCGAATCTCGGAATTTAA
- the ileS gene encoding isoleucine--tRNA ligase — MFKAVSTDVNFPAQEQQILEFWDQNQIYEESLKLRKDAPAFVFYEGPPTANGMPHPGHCLTRAIKDLFPRYRTMRGYLCERKAGWDTHGLPVEVEVGKELGIHSKEQIEAYGVEPFIQKCQQSVWRYMQEWEQLTRRLGFWVDLQKAYVTYHQSYVESVWWSLKNFFDRGLLYKGHKIVWWWSQGGTALSAGEVGQGYRQVADPSVYVRFPLVDDPSTSLLVWTTTPWTLPSNMFAAVHPELEYSLVKDADSDQQFYVASALVETIADKAKLTLEVVSTCKGTDLIGRRYTPPFDIYSKELADAEGTLADGSGKQHLYWRVVAADFVTTDSGTGLVHQAPAFGEVDYDVLAQQLPRFVDGQAPELLYCVGPDGKFTEAFPEFEGQWVKDADKAISRDLKDRGLLLHQEQYLHDYPFCWRADQDPLIQYPRESWFVRTTEFKDAMLANNQKINWLPGHIKEGRFGNFLESNVDWALSRERYWGTPLPIWVCDETGQMEAIGCYDELLAKPGITGTEVWAEAKAKNPELVDDLRVHKPYIDEVSYDSPFAAGSRMRRVTEVIDCWYDSGAMPFAQWGYPHQNADEFKSQFPADFISEALDQTRGWFYSQLAISTLLNAGDSQHPVDYPHPFKNCIVLGLMLAEWYEDKKDPSKRYLSEDEARQACGDKGFNKKTGKMSKQLRNYRSPNEIFDQYGADALRWYFFANQAPWNSIIYSERTIKESIPEFLLRLWNVFSFFSIYAEIDGFDPTKGIGSVDQLSPAELASANGYRPVAERAEIDRWILSELHRNVAIVVDRMDAYDNYAACQAINELVDGLSNWFVRRSRDRFWAADKQDQNKLDAYWTLYEVLLEVSKLIAPFVPFLAETLWHNLSAPFAESETSASVGTPRKSVHLCDYPAANEGYIDETLSQRMSLLREIASLGRSARANAKLKVRQPLACVEVVLADNSHQAWLEMHDALLREELNVKKVEYTTEADKYVTYNVQPNFKRLGPRVGKLIPQVKQLLGKADGGEMMAQMQADGKVTIEVGGTAIDLDSDDIQISLTARDGWTAAQGRGCVVVLSTDLTPELIREGMARDLVRFVQERRKGMDLQFTDRIRVGVETDSEEVRQAIQENNAFICEETLADDLALASLPETESVAATLGDSEVQFYVTLAGK; from the coding sequence ATGTTCAAAGCAGTTTCCACGGACGTAAACTTCCCCGCGCAAGAACAACAGATCCTGGAGTTCTGGGATCAGAACCAGATCTATGAGGAATCGCTGAAGCTGCGCAAGGATGCCCCGGCGTTTGTCTTCTACGAAGGTCCGCCCACCGCCAATGGCATGCCGCACCCCGGGCACTGCTTGACCCGCGCGATCAAGGATCTGTTCCCGCGATACCGCACGATGCGAGGCTATCTGTGCGAACGCAAAGCAGGCTGGGATACGCACGGGCTGCCGGTCGAAGTCGAAGTCGGCAAGGAACTGGGGATCCACAGCAAAGAACAGATCGAAGCTTACGGCGTCGAACCGTTCATCCAAAAATGCCAGCAGAGCGTTTGGCGTTACATGCAGGAGTGGGAACAATTGACCCGACGGCTCGGCTTTTGGGTCGACCTGCAGAAGGCGTACGTCACCTACCACCAAAGCTACGTCGAGAGCGTTTGGTGGAGCCTGAAGAACTTCTTCGATCGCGGCCTGCTGTACAAAGGGCACAAGATCGTCTGGTGGTGGTCGCAAGGCGGAACCGCCCTGTCTGCGGGCGAAGTCGGCCAGGGATATCGCCAAGTCGCCGACCCCAGCGTTTACGTTCGCTTCCCCTTAGTCGACGATCCCAGCACCAGCCTGCTGGTCTGGACGACAACGCCTTGGACGCTGCCGAGCAACATGTTTGCCGCGGTCCATCCCGAGCTAGAATACTCGCTGGTCAAAGATGCCGATTCGGACCAGCAGTTCTACGTCGCCAGCGCGTTGGTCGAAACGATCGCCGATAAAGCGAAGCTCACATTGGAAGTCGTCTCCACCTGCAAGGGAACCGATCTGATCGGCCGGCGCTACACGCCGCCATTCGATATCTATTCGAAGGAGCTCGCCGACGCTGAGGGAACGCTGGCCGATGGCTCGGGAAAACAGCACCTCTATTGGCGCGTTGTTGCTGCCGATTTCGTGACGACCGACAGCGGAACCGGCTTGGTCCACCAAGCCCCAGCGTTTGGTGAAGTCGATTACGACGTGCTGGCTCAACAGTTGCCCCGCTTCGTCGACGGCCAGGCTCCCGAACTGCTCTACTGCGTCGGACCCGACGGCAAGTTCACCGAGGCGTTTCCCGAATTCGAAGGCCAATGGGTCAAGGATGCCGACAAAGCGATCAGCCGCGATCTGAAAGACCGCGGCCTGTTGCTGCACCAAGAACAGTATCTTCACGATTACCCGTTCTGTTGGCGAGCCGATCAAGATCCGTTGATCCAATATCCACGCGAGAGCTGGTTCGTGCGGACGACCGAATTCAAGGACGCGATGCTGGCCAACAACCAAAAGATCAATTGGTTGCCAGGGCATATCAAAGAGGGACGGTTCGGGAACTTCTTGGAATCGAACGTCGATTGGGCACTCTCGCGAGAACGCTATTGGGGCACTCCGCTGCCGATCTGGGTCTGCGATGAGACCGGCCAGATGGAAGCGATCGGTTGCTACGACGAACTACTCGCCAAGCCGGGGATCACGGGAACCGAGGTCTGGGCCGAAGCGAAGGCGAAGAACCCCGAACTTGTCGACGATCTCCGCGTCCACAAGCCGTATATCGACGAGGTCTCCTACGATTCGCCTTTCGCCGCCGGGTCGCGAATGCGTCGAGTGACCGAAGTCATCGACTGCTGGTACGACAGCGGGGCGATGCCGTTTGCCCAGTGGGGATACCCGCACCAGAACGCCGACGAGTTTAAGTCGCAGTTTCCGGCCGACTTCATCAGCGAAGCGTTGGACCAAACCCGCGGTTGGTTCTACAGCCAACTGGCGATCAGCACGCTGTTGAACGCGGGCGATTCCCAGCATCCCGTCGATTACCCGCATCCGTTTAAGAACTGCATCGTGCTGGGGCTGATGCTGGCCGAGTGGTACGAAGATAAGAAGGATCCCAGCAAGCGATACCTTTCCGAAGACGAAGCCCGCCAAGCGTGCGGCGACAAAGGCTTCAACAAGAAGACCGGCAAGATGTCGAAACAGCTGCGGAATTATCGCAGTCCTAACGAGATCTTCGACCAGTACGGCGCCGACGCGCTGCGGTGGTACTTCTTCGCCAACCAAGCTCCTTGGAATTCGATCATCTACAGCGAGCGGACGATCAAGGAATCGATCCCCGAGTTCCTGCTGCGACTGTGGAACGTCTTCAGTTTCTTCAGCATCTATGCCGAGATCGACGGGTTCGATCCGACCAAGGGAATCGGTTCAGTCGACCAATTGTCGCCGGCCGAACTCGCTTCCGCCAACGGTTACCGTCCCGTTGCTGAGCGTGCGGAGATCGATCGCTGGATCCTTTCGGAACTGCATCGCAACGTCGCGATCGTCGTCGATCGAATGGACGCCTACGACAACTACGCAGCCTGCCAAGCGATCAACGAACTTGTCGATGGGCTGAGCAATTGGTTCGTCCGCCGCAGCCGCGATCGATTCTGGGCCGCCGATAAACAAGACCAAAACAAACTGGACGCCTACTGGACACTGTACGAAGTCCTGTTGGAGGTCTCCAAGTTGATCGCGCCGTTTGTGCCGTTCCTGGCCGAAACGCTGTGGCATAACCTATCGGCTCCTTTCGCCGAATCGGAAACGTCTGCTTCGGTTGGCACGCCGCGCAAAAGCGTCCATCTGTGCGATTACCCCGCCGCCAACGAAGGCTACATCGACGAAACGCTTTCGCAGCGGATGAGCCTTCTGCGCGAGATCGCCTCGTTGGGTCGATCGGCTCGCGCCAACGCGAAGCTGAAGGTTCGCCAACCGCTGGCCTGTGTCGAAGTTGTTCTAGCGGACAACTCGCATCAAGCGTGGCTGGAAATGCACGACGCATTGCTGCGTGAAGAATTGAACGTCAAGAAAGTTGAATACACGACCGAAGCGGACAAATACGTCACCTACAACGTGCAGCCCAACTTCAAACGCCTGGGCCCACGCGTCGGCAAACTGATCCCGCAAGTCAAGCAATTGCTGGGCAAAGCCGATGGCGGTGAAATGATGGCTCAAATGCAAGCCGATGGCAAAGTCACGATCGAAGTCGGCGGTACCGCGATCGATCTGGACAGCGATGACATTCAGATCAGCCTGACGGCTCGCGACGGCTGGACCGCCGCTCAGGGCCGCGGCTGTGTCGTCGTCTTGTCGACCGACCTGACGCCTGAACTGATTCGCGAGGGAATGGCCCGCGATCTGGTTCGCTTTGTCCAAGAACGCCGCAAGGGAATGGATCTGCAGTTCACCGATCGAATCCGTGTAGGCGTCGAGACCGACAGTGAAGAGGTTCGCCAAGCGATCCAAGAGAACAACGCATTCATCTGCGAAGAGACGCTCGCCGACGACTTGGCCCTCGCCTCGCTGCCGGAGACCGAATCGGTCGCCGCCACGCTCGGCGATTCAGAAGTCCAGTTCTACGTCACCTTGGCCGGGAAATAG
- a CDS encoding CinA family protein, which yields MITLTQRVADRLTEHQTKIVFAESCTAGLVAATLASIPGISRWLCGSVVTYRESMKIAWLGVDEADLLRFTAVSQPVTEQMVAGVIRKTGDADVAAAITGHLGPDAPPELDGIVFVSIARRSGDGSLEIETSRHQLKTTGRTDRQREAVDCLMADLLKRL from the coding sequence ATGATCACCCTAACCCAGCGCGTTGCCGACCGTCTGACCGAACACCAAACCAAAATCGTGTTTGCCGAAAGCTGCACGGCGGGGCTAGTCGCCGCGACTTTGGCTTCGATTCCAGGGATTTCACGTTGGTTGTGCGGATCGGTGGTGACCTATCGCGAATCGATGAAAATCGCTTGGCTGGGTGTCGACGAAGCGGACCTGCTGCGTTTTACAGCGGTCAGCCAACCGGTGACCGAACAGATGGTGGCCGGAGTGATCCGCAAGACGGGCGATGCCGATGTGGCCGCAGCGATCACTGGACATCTGGGCCCCGACGCGCCGCCGGAACTCGACGGCATCGTCTTCGTCTCGATCGCCCGACGCAGCGGCGATGGCTCGCTTGAAATCGAAACGTCCCGACATCAACTGAAAACGACCGGCCGAACCGATCGCCAGCGAGAAGCAGTCGATTGTCTGATGGCCGATCTGTTGAAGCGACTGTAA
- the rlmN gene encoding 23S rRNA (adenine(2503)-C(2))-methyltransferase RlmN: protein MPDIPRAPETDAPPRRKLLDLQRDDLVGWLAEQKQPKFRAAQILRWVYQQRAMSFDEMTDLPAKLRQRLAEDFDLFTASIETEQVSNDGTEKLLLRLGDGGEVECVLLRDGPRRSICVSSQVGCAMGCVFCASGLDGVKRNLTRGEIMEQMLRLQRRLPADERLSHIVMMGMGEPLANLDNVLATLDIARDAEGLGISPRRITISTVGLPPAIDRLARHGVPYNLAVSLHAPNDELRNQLVPVNVKVGVDKILAAADRYFATSGRRLTYEYVLLGGVNDSIQQAHELVRLLRSRSALLNVIPYNPVAGLPYKTPSAGAITQFREALEQGGVNVQFRTRKGSDIDAACGQLRRNRAMLNESQLPLA, encoded by the coding sequence ATGCCTGATATCCCTCGCGCTCCCGAAACCGATGCCCCCCCACGGCGGAAATTGCTGGATCTCCAACGCGACGATCTCGTCGGCTGGTTGGCCGAGCAGAAGCAGCCGAAGTTTCGCGCCGCCCAGATTCTCCGCTGGGTTTACCAGCAACGGGCGATGTCGTTCGATGAGATGACCGACCTGCCGGCGAAGCTTCGCCAGCGGTTGGCCGAAGATTTCGATCTGTTTACCGCCAGCATCGAAACGGAACAGGTTTCTAACGACGGCACCGAAAAATTGTTGCTGCGTCTGGGGGACGGTGGCGAGGTCGAATGCGTCTTGTTGCGCGATGGACCCCGACGGTCGATCTGCGTCAGCAGCCAGGTTGGTTGCGCGATGGGGTGTGTCTTCTGTGCCAGTGGACTCGATGGCGTGAAACGCAATTTGACCCGCGGCGAGATCATGGAACAGATGCTGCGATTGCAGCGGCGTCTGCCCGCCGACGAACGACTCAGCCACATCGTGATGATGGGGATGGGGGAACCGTTGGCGAACCTCGACAACGTGCTGGCTACGCTCGATATCGCTCGCGACGCCGAAGGTTTGGGGATCAGTCCCCGCCGGATCACGATCAGCACGGTCGGCTTGCCCCCGGCAATCGATCGACTGGCACGACACGGGGTTCCCTACAACCTCGCCGTCAGTCTACACGCTCCCAACGACGAACTGCGAAACCAATTGGTCCCCGTCAACGTGAAGGTTGGAGTCGATAAGATCCTGGCGGCGGCCGATCGCTATTTTGCCACCAGCGGTCGCCGATTGACTTACGAATACGTGTTGCTTGGCGGCGTGAACGATTCGATACAGCAGGCCCATGAACTCGTCCGCCTGCTTCGCAGTCGATCGGCCTTGTTGAACGTCATCCCCTACAATCCCGTCGCCGGACTACCTTATAAAACGCCCAGCGCTGGCGCGATCACGCAGTTTCGCGAAGCCTTGGAACAGGGTGGCGTCAACGTGCAGTTCCGCACCCGCAAGGGGAGCGACATCGATGCCGCTTGCGGTCAATTGCGCCGCAATCGCGCCATGCTCAACGAATCCCAACTGCCGCTAGCCTGA
- a CDS encoding penicillin-binding protein activator LpoB encodes MDRRTFLCLTAATAAAATGCRSHNYAHILKGDDIDLVGSHQAGAAVWNPLVDESVAKLMSRCVPGVQAIHPAGPEEIPPGVMMPASHQLPLVGTRPATVCFVGIENKSSEEIGDFKDQLYERIDSQVSGHESFQLVSRRMVEAALRETRLRPDSLFLPTNRDVFAGTLGRQGSPVDFLMYATITSGTTERNKSTQRDYLLSLEITNIHTGEYFKESATIRKGYHDSRGGKWWQYGVFQQGDG; translated from the coding sequence ATGGATCGCCGAACTTTTCTGTGCCTGACCGCTGCCACGGCTGCCGCAGCGACCGGCTGCCGCAGCCACAATTACGCCCATATTCTCAAAGGGGACGACATCGACCTGGTCGGCAGCCATCAGGCCGGCGCTGCGGTCTGGAATCCGTTGGTCGACGAATCGGTCGCCAAGTTGATGAGCCGATGCGTGCCGGGGGTCCAAGCGATCCATCCAGCCGGGCCCGAGGAGATCCCCCCCGGGGTGATGATGCCCGCCAGCCATCAATTGCCGCTAGTCGGAACGCGTCCCGCGACCGTCTGTTTTGTCGGGATCGAGAACAAGAGTTCCGAAGAGATCGGTGACTTTAAGGATCAGTTGTACGAACGGATCGATTCGCAGGTCTCCGGTCACGAGTCGTTCCAATTGGTCAGCCGGCGGATGGTCGAAGCGGCGCTTCGTGAAACGCGACTGCGCCCCGATTCGTTGTTCCTGCCGACCAACCGCGATGTCTTTGCCGGCACGTTGGGACGCCAGGGATCGCCTGTTGATTTCTTGATGTACGCCACGATCACTTCGGGAACGACTGAGCGGAACAAGTCGACGCAGCGCGATTATCTGTTGTCGTTGGAGATCACCAACATTCACACCGGCGAATACTTCAAGGAATCGGCGACCATCCGCAAGGGCTACCACGACTCGCGTGGCGGCAAGTGGTGGCAATACGGAGTCTTCCAACAGGGCGATGGTTGA
- the purN gene encoding phosphoribosylglycinamide formyltransferase has translation MSLPIAVFISGGGTTLRNLIAWQQRGQLDVDFRLVISSAANAKGLEFASVESIPQQVIAKKQFTDDQAYSEAMFQPCRDAGVELVVMAGFLKHVLIPTDFENRVVNIHPSLIPSFCGAGMYGSRVHQAVLDFGAKLSGCTVHFVDNDFDHGPIIAQHACEVRGDDTAASLAARVFERECDALPRVVQAIAEGRVSVTGRRVHTQPTERAS, from the coding sequence ATGTCACTTCCAATCGCTGTTTTCATTTCTGGTGGCGGCACGACGTTGCGCAACCTGATTGCCTGGCAACAGCGTGGCCAGTTGGATGTCGACTTCCGCTTGGTGATCAGTAGCGCCGCAAACGCCAAGGGACTCGAGTTCGCTTCTGTGGAATCGATCCCGCAGCAAGTGATCGCCAAAAAACAATTCACCGACGACCAGGCTTACAGCGAAGCGATGTTCCAACCCTGCCGCGATGCCGGAGTGGAACTTGTCGTCATGGCCGGCTTCCTGAAACATGTTCTGATCCCGACCGATTTTGAAAACCGCGTCGTCAATATCCACCCCAGCTTGATCCCTTCGTTTTGCGGAGCGGGGATGTACGGATCGCGGGTCCATCAAGCGGTCCTCGACTTTGGCGCCAAGCTCAGCGGCTGCACCGTTCACTTTGTCGACAACGATTTCGACCACGGACCGATCATCGCTCAACACGCCTGCGAAGTCCGCGGCGACGACACCGCGGCATCGCTTGCAGCGCGGGTCTTTGAACGCGAATGCGATGCGTTGCCACGCGTGGTTCAAGCGATCGCCGAAGGCCGCGTTTCGGTCACCGGTCGCCGCGTTCACACTCAACCCACAGAGAGAGCATCGTGA
- a CDS encoding putative bifunctional diguanylate cyclase/phosphodiesterase, which produces MNNESANRPGRILLVDDQQSIHDAYRTVLLSNDTQSSELDDLEAELFGDAPTAPASTGTTGLMTFELTHALQGVQAVELTSQAIAANNPFEVAFVDMRMPPGIDGLETIVRLWQVDPSLQVIICTAFSDYSWPQIIERLGHRDNLLFVKKPFASEEVLQLAMAMTQKHRTSVASQLRLQQLQNANDKLQEEIGQRKTAESELQHAATHDHLTKLPNRNYLKNILAEQFRRREQNSDKCDALIFLDLDNFKLINDSLGHIVGDELLVQIAQRLQDSLTSICNDAATDLEHDSHTPHSLVARLGGDEFVVFLANVETEALAIRFAETIRDDLINSYVLTNQELSVGTSLGIAFANADVTTPEDLMRNADLAMYRAKFSGKRCLAVFDRNMHSSVLKQLEMEASLRTVLQEEALRMVYQPIFSVKDGTVTGVESLLRWHHPEHGLISPAEFIPVAEETGLIVPIGRWVLEEACRTVKRLNRVAGQRPISVSVNVSKRQIIDPGFVLMLDKILKSFDVSGKLLNLEITESLIMENPEHIVDRLHEIRNLGVELHMDDFGTGHSSLSCLHRFPIDVLKIDRSFVSTMESNVDYESIIHAIITLAHNLGVTVTAEGIETQRQLRRLRDLECDLGQGYYFSEPKSLDEVIGLMLRLEQSAASDRTALTSSQLTAGRSDLETC; this is translated from the coding sequence ATGAACAACGAGTCTGCAAACCGGCCGGGTCGCATCCTGTTGGTCGATGATCAGCAATCGATTCACGATGCTTACCGGACCGTGCTGTTGAGCAACGACACCCAGAGTTCGGAGCTGGATGATCTGGAAGCTGAACTGTTTGGCGATGCCCCCACAGCGCCGGCATCCACCGGCACGACGGGGTTGATGACGTTTGAATTGACGCACGCGTTGCAAGGCGTCCAGGCGGTCGAATTGACGTCTCAAGCGATCGCGGCGAACAACCCGTTCGAAGTCGCCTTTGTCGACATGCGGATGCCTCCTGGGATCGACGGCCTAGAAACGATCGTCCGGCTGTGGCAGGTCGATCCGTCGCTGCAAGTGATCATCTGCACCGCGTTTTCCGATTACTCCTGGCCGCAGATCATCGAACGGTTAGGACATCGCGATAACCTGCTGTTTGTCAAAAAGCCTTTCGCCAGCGAAGAGGTGCTGCAACTGGCGATGGCGATGACGCAAAAGCATCGCACGAGCGTGGCCAGCCAACTGCGGCTGCAACAATTACAAAACGCCAACGACAAGTTGCAGGAAGAGATCGGCCAACGCAAGACGGCCGAAAGCGAGTTGCAGCACGCCGCGACGCACGACCATTTGACCAAGTTGCCCAATCGCAATTACCTGAAGAACATTCTGGCGGAGCAGTTTCGTCGTCGCGAACAGAACAGCGACAAGTGCGACGCGCTGATCTTTCTGGACCTGGACAACTTTAAATTGATCAACGACAGCCTCGGGCATATCGTTGGCGATGAATTGTTGGTGCAGATCGCTCAACGTCTGCAAGATTCGCTCACTTCGATTTGTAACGACGCGGCGACGGACCTCGAGCACGATTCGCACACGCCCCACAGCTTGGTCGCTCGACTCGGCGGCGACGAATTTGTCGTCTTCTTGGCCAATGTGGAAACCGAAGCGTTGGCGATCCGGTTCGCCGAAACAATTCGCGACGATCTGATCAACTCCTACGTCCTGACGAACCAAGAATTGAGCGTGGGAACCAGCCTGGGAATCGCGTTCGCCAACGCCGATGTGACGACTCCCGAAGATCTGATGCGGAATGCAGATCTAGCGATGTACCGCGCCAAATTCTCGGGCAAACGCTGCTTGGCGGTCTTCGATCGCAACATGCATTCGTCGGTCCTGAAGCAATTGGAGATGGAAGCATCGCTCCGCACCGTGCTGCAAGAGGAAGCCTTGCGGATGGTCTATCAACCGATCTTCAGCGTAAAAGACGGAACGGTAACGGGCGTCGAATCGCTGCTTCGTTGGCACCATCCCGAACACGGATTGATCAGCCCAGCCGAGTTCATTCCCGTCGCCGAAGAAACCGGATTGATCGTGCCGATCGGTCGCTGGGTGCTCGAGGAAGCTTGCCGAACGGTCAAACGATTGAACCGCGTGGCAGGACAACGCCCGATTTCGGTCAGCGTGAACGTTTCCAAACGACAGATCATCGACCCCGGATTTGTGTTGATGCTCGACAAGATCCTGAAAAGTTTCGATGTCTCTGGAAAGTTGCTGAATCTCGAGATCACCGAATCGTTGATCATGGAGAACCCCGAACACATCGTCGATCGTCTACATGAAATCCGCAACTTGGGCGTCGAACTGCACATGGACGACTTTGGCACCGGACACTCTTCGCTCAGCTGTCTGCATCGGTTTCCGATCGACGTCCTCAAGATCGATCGCTCGTTTGTATCGACGATGGAATCCAACGTCGACTACGAGTCGATCATTCACGCGATCATCACGTTGGCCCACAATTTGGGCGTCACCGTAACGGCCGAAGGAATCGAAACGCAGCGACAACTGCGACGGCTGCGCGATCTGGAATGCGACCTGGGCCAGGGGTACTACTTTTCAGAACCCAAAAGCCTCGATGAAGTGATCGGGCTGATGCTGCGTCTGGAACAATCGGCAGCGTCAGACCGCACCGCGCTCACCTCGTCGCAACTCACCGCGGGCCGCTCCGATCTGGAAACCTGCTGA
- a CDS encoding CHASE4 domain-containing protein: protein MNLRLKILLSLIAVFSLYVVIDATIQQLVVFPRFVSLEQREATQNLQRCHQAIQSDIEHLDFFVHDLASWDDLHRFAVDPTRQVGSEKYVDSMFRDTDLNLLAVIDNDGNVIHRSFCKADSEKSLASDVFPTDQWPLPHPLLQHADDSKSPKDRKIGGLLMTQYGPIQVASRPILRTGGKLPIHGTLVMGRFLDSKAVQSVANQISVDFTVSPMLAETDSPIAANDIAGANKTELPRHVTAMRPQQARDVPVVITELDEARLSVESILLDLKGEPILRTHAMVYRNISQTGRVAMQYALGSLLVAAFVVLTILLLLLQSIVISPLTHLSDRASHIGETGDLSVRVNVRRSDEFGNLARHFNGMVDNLADTQSRLIDLSRQAGMSDVATGVLHNVGNVMTNVNVLSSSMSNRLERSKLLGLKKSVDLLRENEHQMNDFLLTDPRGQKLPKYICQVTDHLETEHLEILQQLQSMSTNLQHAGQILESQQKLATGAQVIESVRPNKLISDAIGMLQASLDSHDVVLKVHCENLPEVRMDRGKVIQVLVNLIANAKDAIKDIDARNREIAINVFESENEELCIEVVDHGCGISATNIDKIFSSGFTTKPLGHGHGLHYCANAAKQMKGSLTAHSEGAGLGSTFILSLPIKNSVPEAV, encoded by the coding sequence ATGAATCTGCGTCTAAAAATCTTGCTAAGTCTGATCGCTGTGTTTTCGTTGTATGTCGTGATCGACGCAACGATTCAGCAGTTGGTGGTATTCCCACGGTTCGTCTCGCTGGAACAACGCGAAGCGACGCAGAACCTGCAACGCTGCCACCAGGCGATCCAAAGCGACATCGAACATCTCGACTTTTTTGTCCACGATTTGGCCTCCTGGGATGATCTGCATCGTTTTGCTGTCGACCCGACGCGGCAAGTGGGTTCGGAGAAGTACGTCGATTCGATGTTTCGCGACACCGATCTCAATCTATTGGCAGTGATCGACAACGATGGCAACGTCATCCACCGCAGCTTTTGCAAGGCCGACAGCGAGAAATCACTCGCTTCGGATGTCTTCCCCACCGACCAATGGCCCTTGCCCCATCCACTGTTGCAGCACGCCGACGATTCGAAATCCCCCAAGGATCGCAAGATCGGGGGCTTATTAATGACTCAATACGGCCCGATCCAAGTGGCTTCACGGCCCATCTTGCGAACCGGCGGGAAACTACCGATCCATGGCACCTTGGTGATGGGGCGTTTCTTGGATTCGAAAGCCGTTCAATCGGTCGCGAATCAGATCTCGGTCGACTTTACCGTTTCGCCGATGCTCGCGGAGACAGATTCCCCCATCGCCGCAAACGACATCGCCGGGGCGAACAAGACCGAACTGCCACGCCACGTCACAGCGATGCGCCCCCAGCAAGCTCGCGATGTCCCCGTCGTCATCACCGAGCTGGACGAAGCTCGGCTGTCGGTTGAATCGATCCTACTGGATCTCAAGGGGGAACCCATTCTACGCACCCACGCGATGGTCTATCGGAACATCTCGCAAACCGGACGCGTCGCGATGCAATATGCTCTCGGTTCGCTGTTGGTTGCCGCGTTTGTGGTGTTGACGATCTTGCTGCTGTTGTTGCAAAGCATTGTGATCTCACCGTTGACCCATCTTTCGGATCGCGCTAGCCATATCGGCGAGACCGGCGATCTGTCGGTCCGCGTCAACGTCCGCCGATCGGATGAATTTGGCAACCTCGCTAGGCACTTTAACGGCATGGTCGACAACTTGGCCGATACGCAGAGTCGCTTGATCGATCTGTCGCGTCAGGCGGGGATGTCGGATGTCGCAACCGGTGTATTGCACAACGTTGGCAACGTGATGACCAACGTGAACGTATTGTCCAGTTCGATGTCCAATCGGCTGGAGCGATCGAAGTTGTTGGGGCTGAAAAAATCGGTCGATCTGTTGCGAGAGAACGAACATCAGATGAACGACTTTTTGCTCACCGACCCACGCGGTCAAAAACTGCCGAAATACATCTGCCAGGTCACCGACCACTTGGAAACCGAACACCTCGAGATTTTGCAGCAATTGCAATCGATGTCGACCAACCTGCAGCATGCCGGCCAAATCCTGGAATCCCAACAGAAACTGGCAACCGGGGCGCAAGTGATCGAATCGGTTCGCCCCAACAAGCTGATCAGCGATGCGATCGGCATGTTGCAAGCTTCGCTAGACAGCCACGATGTGGTCCTTAAGGTTCACTGCGAGAACCTGCCCGAAGTGCGGATGGATCGTGGAAAAGTGATCCAGGTGTTGGTCAACTTGATCGCCAACGCGAAGGATGCCATCAAAGATATCGACGCGCGGAATCGCGAAATCGCGATCAACGTGTTCGAATCCGAAAACGAAGAACTTTGCATCGAGGTAGTCGATCACGGGTGTGGGATTTCGGCAACAAACATCGACAAAATCTTTTCGAGTGGATTTACGACCAAACCGTTGGGGCATGGACACGGTTTGCATTATTGCGCAAACGCGGCAAAGCAGATGAAGGGTTCTTTGACCGCCCACAGCGAAGGGGCTGGACTGGGGTCGACCTTCATACTGTCGCTGCCAATAAAAAACTCTGTCCCAGAGGCAGTCTAA